The Agrobacterium vitis genome has a segment encoding these proteins:
- a CDS encoding L-serine ammonia-lyase yields MFLSVFDVFKIGIGPSSSHTMGPMSAASRFLDLILSNDWPRPAGAEVAALKVSLHGSLAYTGVGHGTDRAVIIGLTGEMPDRVDPDRMAELVAEVQRSGKVCPAGHPAYQFNPATDLVLDKKTPLSGHANGMRFSAFDKQGRLLLTTVYYSIGGGFVVTDIELAAVQKTKKTETHAVKVPYPFASARQMLAMAASSGLTIAQMKRANEEVSLSRQALDEGLDRLWTAMSGCIDRGLRGEGELPGGLKVKRRARYIHDKLQEEWRSNRQNPLLANDWLSVYAMAVNEENAAGGRVVTAPTNGAAGVVPATIRYYLHFHPDADQEGVRDYLLTAAAIGGIIKHNASISGAEVGCQGEVGSAAAMAAAGLAAVMGGSPEQIENAAEIALEHHLGMTCDPVAGLVQVPCIERNALGAVKAVTAASLAIKGDGSHFVPLDACIETMRQTGNDMSEKYKETSLGGLAVNVVEC; encoded by the coding sequence ATGGGGCCGATGTCGGCAGCAAGCCGGTTTCTTGACCTGATCCTTTCCAATGACTGGCCGCGCCCGGCTGGCGCCGAGGTCGCAGCACTGAAGGTCAGCCTGCACGGTTCGCTGGCCTATACAGGCGTTGGCCATGGCACCGACCGCGCCGTTATCATCGGCCTGACCGGCGAGATGCCCGACAGGGTCGATCCGGACCGGATGGCGGAGCTTGTCGCGGAGGTGCAGCGCAGCGGCAAGGTCTGTCCCGCCGGGCATCCGGCCTATCAGTTCAATCCGGCCACCGATCTGGTGCTGGACAAGAAGACGCCGCTTTCGGGTCACGCCAATGGCATGCGATTTTCGGCCTTTGACAAACAGGGTCGCCTGCTGCTGACGACTGTCTATTATTCCATCGGTGGCGGTTTCGTGGTGACTGATATCGAGCTTGCTGCCGTGCAGAAGACCAAGAAGACAGAAACCCACGCCGTCAAAGTGCCTTATCCTTTCGCCTCCGCCCGGCAGATGCTGGCCATGGCGGCGTCATCCGGGCTGACGATTGCCCAGATGAAGCGCGCCAATGAGGAAGTCTCCCTGAGCCGTCAGGCGCTGGACGAAGGCCTCGATCGGCTGTGGACGGCGATGAGCGGCTGTATCGATCGCGGTTTGCGGGGTGAGGGCGAACTGCCCGGCGGGTTGAAAGTCAAGCGCCGCGCCCGTTACATCCATGACAAGCTCCAGGAGGAATGGCGATCCAACCGGCAAAACCCGCTGCTGGCCAATGACTGGCTCTCGGTCTATGCCATGGCCGTCAACGAAGAAAATGCCGCTGGCGGCAGGGTGGTGACGGCGCCGACCAATGGGGCAGCAGGCGTCGTGCCTGCAACGATCCGCTATTACCTGCATTTTCATCCCGATGCCGATCAGGAAGGCGTGCGCGATTATCTGCTGACGGCTGCGGCCATTGGCGGCATCATCAAGCACAATGCCTCGATTTCCGGTGCCGAAGTCGGCTGCCAGGGCGAGGTGGGTTCGGCAGCGGCCATGGCTGCGGCAGGATTGGCGGCGGTGATGGGCGGTAGCCCCGAGCAGATCGAAAATGCCGCCGAGATTGCGCTGGAACATCATCTCGGCATGACCTGCGATCCGGTGGCGGGTCTGGTGCAAGTGCCTTGCATTGAGCGCAATGCGTTGGGTGCCGTCAAGGCGGTGACGGCGGCCTCGTTGGCCATCAAGGGTGATGGCAGCCATTTCGTACCGCTGGATGCCTGTATCGAGACGATGCGCCAGACCGGCAACGACATGAGCGAGAAATATAAAGAGACCTCGCTCGGTGGCCTGGCCGTCAATGTGGTGGAATGTTAA